The Paracoccus sp. MBLB3053 nucleotide sequence GGCATCGAGCAGGCGCCGCGCGACATCCGGCGCGATGGTTCCGTAGGTCAGCTGCTCGGCGGAATAGCGCGCCATATAGGCATCGACATCGCCCTGCGCATCCGCGATATCCGCCAGGATGACCGATGCGGTCGCGGCACGGCTGCGACGCACGCTCTCTTCGGGGTTGGTGGCGCGGCCGTAGCCGCGAAAGCGCTGCAGTTCCGATACGGTCGGCGGCGAGGCCTGCCAGGCCGTCGTGATCTTCTTCAGATGTTCAAGCCCGGAATGGCCAAGATTTCCCGCCAGAGCCGGGATGATGTCATCGAACTCACCATGGCCGGCATCGCTGACGGCATCGAGGATCCGCTCGGCCAGCGCATCGGGCGACATGGTGAATTTAGGCGACAGTCGCGCGATGACCTGGACGGCCTCATGCAGGACATCGCCGATCGCGCCATTGCTGTCATCGGTGCGGGCGTGGATCGACGGGGCCAATTGCAGAAGGGCCCAGAGCAGTTCGAAGGCCTCGTTCGCGTCATGCGGGGCGACGGTGTTCTCGATCATCGCAAGAAGGCCGTGCAGGTCCTTCACCAGGGCCTTCTGGCCCCGCCAATTGACGAAGCTGCTTGAGCGGCGCAGCGAGGCGAAACGCTTGCGGATATCCGCCGCCACATCCTTGGGACCCTGCGCGGCGCTGAGTTCCATCCGGGCCCGCCGCTGCAGCGCAGCACTGCCCTGCACCAGGTCCATCACCAGGGCGGCGAGCCGTTCCGCCCCCAGCTTTTCGAGATTGTCGCGGTTGAGGGTCTTCTTGGACATGGGGGAAAGGTCGGTTTTGAGGTGCTGAACTTGCTGCTATCTTTCAGAGCGGGCCCTGCGGATCAAATGGAAAGCCCCGCGGGCAGCAAACATTGCGCCTTCCGGCGCAACCCTGCGGCATTCGACGCACATTTGTTCCTGAAATGTTCCAAGCGTTTTCACGTGGCGGCAGCGTGAGGACCTTCTGCAAGCTCCTGACCCGAAGGCCGGACGCGATGCGGCAGCAGTTCCGTGACGATGTGGAAACCGGTGAGGATCTGGTAGAGGAGACCGCGAACATTCCCCCGTTCGCTGCGATCTGGCCGGATGGGCTTGTCACGAAACTTCAGCGTTCGTTTGGATCTGGCGAGCATCGCATTGTGGATCGGTTGGGCAATTCCTCACTCAGTTACAAACGCGACCGCTTTCCAGTTCATTTCCCATGCCATCTGGCTCCATGCCCGGTTCGATCTGAGCCAACGCGAAGCGTAAAGGTGCTGCCGTGATCCTCAGCGGTCAAGATGAGGATGCCGTTTGCGCCACTTCGCAACTGTCTTGGGA carries:
- a CDS encoding DUF6880 family protein, yielding MSKKTLNRDNLEKLGAERLAALVMDLVQGSAALQRRARMELSAAQGPKDVAADIRKRFASLRRSSSFVNWRGQKALVKDLHGLLAMIENTVAPHDANEAFELLWALLQLAPSIHARTDDSNGAIGDVLHEAVQVIARLSPKFTMSPDALAERILDAVSDAGHGEFDDIIPALAGNLGHSGLEHLKKITTAWQASPPTVSELQRFRGYGRATNPEESVRRSRAATASVILADIADAQGDVDAYMARYSAEQLTYGTIAPDVARRLLDAGRVDEAADIVSQARLADKGRNFRDELDEIHAECLEREGRGDELKAHLWRAFEEVLDGQSLRKYLKLLPDFDDIEAEEKALNLAEAHPDLAAALYFLIRWPAHDRAARLVLARADALDGDFYELLTSASEALEAHHPLAATLMRRAMIEDTLDRGKSKRYRYAARHLAECKSSEPAIEDYGRFATHPQFVDRLRQKHGRKYGFWQLIGA